AGCATTATACTACTGCGAGTGAGGTTGCGGCGATGTGTTTCGTAAGTGAGCCTCTGTCTATTGGTTTAGCTAGCTACTTATAAATTGTGTGAGTACGCTGATGCTGATAGTACTTCCAGGCCCGAGAACGTCTCAACATCCCCGTTCCAAAACCCCTCGATTATTGCACCGACGCCAACAGAACCAATCTTGGGGCCGAGTACATCGTAATGGAAAAGGCGCCCGGAGTAGAGCTATCTCATATATGGGATGAGCTAAAAGGCCGACAGAAAGTTTCTATCGTGGAACAGATTGCTGATGTCAGCTGCAAACTTGCCCGAGCTAGGTTTCCGGCCTATGGTGCTCTGTATAAGAGACGGGATGTTGGTCTGGATGAGAGCGTTGCCATTGACGATGAGTTTGTGGTTGGTCGTACGCTTGGACGGGCTTGGTTCGAGGATGGCAGGGGCCATGTTGATATTCACAGGGGGCCTTGTATGAACACCCCTTATTCTGCGAGTCCTACTCAAAAACAATGATTCTAACAGTGCTTAGGGAGCTCGGTAGAAGATCTTATCAAGACAGTCGCCCAGCGAGAAGCTGCATGTATTGATAACCTCCCGTCCTTCCGTCGCGACAGGCAGCAGGGCATATTCGGCGGGCCTGGGGGGTATATGCCCacgaaagaagcaaaaaaaTCCGTCCTGCGGGACTTCCTCAAGATATGCTCTTATCTCCGCCCTAAAATCGATGCTCTCTCATCCGGTATCCTCTGGCACAGTGATCTCCACACAGACaacatcttcgtcgacgcTGAGAACCCATCCCAGATTACAAGCATTGTTGACTGGCAAGGTGTATCCATTAACCCAATCTTCCTGACTGCTCAACATCCCTTCCTAATTGACCATGAGGGCCCCAAATTAGAAGGACTTGTTCGGCCTGCTCTTCCTGAAAACTTTGACTGGCTTGCTCCTGCGGAACAAATTGCTGCGAAACGGCTGTTCCTGTCTCAGACGCTTTGGGCTTTGTACGAAGTTAGCGTCCAGAGAGCCGTGCCCGAGCTGTTGCAAGCTTTTCGACACAGGACTACACTCCAAGGGCAGATCCTGGGGTTGATTGGAGCGATATATGATGATGGCGAGCCGTACGTTCAAATCCTGCTTGCAGATATCGCGGAAGAGGACATCTGGAAACAGGTAGtcggggaggatgaagatggaaatcCAAGTATCCGGTGTCCTATATGGTATTCTGAGCAGGACAAGGAAAGACAGAAGACGGACCTTGCGAATTGGGAAAGGGATGTTGAGAGAAAGTTCGATGTGCTTCATGAAATAGGTCTTCATGCAGGATGGGACGGGGCTGTTGCTCCTGGTGATTACGATGAAGTGGTTAGAAGACTGGCAGCTGCGAAACAGAGGTTTTTGGATAGAGAATCAGCAAACGAACAGGAGAGAGCACGATGGGAGGAGGTTTGGCCGTTCCAGGATACTACAGGATAGTTTCTAGTCTGGAGTATACTGATGGCAGAAATAGTGACAGTAAATAGATCTGTTACATATAGCTTGACTAGACATCTATCAAGATTTAAGCCCTCCCTCCGGTGTCCTCCCCTTACTCCAGCCCTCCACCCACTGATCCTCAATAATCctcagctgcagctcctgtGTATCCTTAAAGTATCCTTCGGTGTGGTCATCCATATCTACATCCTTGAATCCCTCCTTCGCAATGGAAGCCGGGGTAATCATCAGCGAGTGGCCTGTAATTGTTAGCATACAACGCTTTAATACAAGGTAGGAATAGAGGTAATAACCATTCATAGTCCGATCCGTCGCAACCCGCATAAAACACTTGGCGACGTCTTCCTGGGGCGCGAATTCGACGCCTTTGCCGATGAGCTCGGCTTCGTAGGTTGGGCTGCGGATGGCGCTTTTGATGTAGCTGCACCCTGTTAACAACCATTCATCTTCCAAATGGGTATTCAAGACActagaagagaagaaaggggGAGTACCAAGGCGCCACATAATTAATCCTGATTCCCTGCTCCCACGAGTTCCGCCTGGCGACCCTCATCAGTCCCCGCAGCGCGTATTTCGTGCAGGTGTATTGCCAGTTTGCCTGGTCAATCATATATACTTGTCAGTCTACTTGGTTATATTTATCAATGGAGGGTAGTTACCGGCGAGTCAATCCACGCCACCATACTCCCCGTAATGATAAAGCACCTATCCCGGTCTTCGGTATCAGGCTGCTTGCGAAAGTAATGCACCGCTAGTTTCCATGTATACAGTGTTCCTGTGAGGTTCACGTCGACGATACTCAGGGTTGGTTTTACGGGCGGTGCATTTATATCTGTTATATAGATCAGCATGGCTCTCTTTGATAACATATTCATATTAGAGTAGGTGGGAGGGTACCATCCAGCGGCCACAGCGAATCCCCACTGGCACGACTAATGCCCGCGTTTGCAATGACGATGTCGCAGCTCTTGTTTGGTGAGTTTGCGATTGCGGCTTCGAAGACTTGCACTTGTTCGTCCCAGTTTACGATGTTGCATTTGACGAATTGTGCGTTTCTATCTTCGTCAGAGATATGCCTGCAGGGGGAAATGGCGGTATAGCATACGGTGCGAGTTCTCTCGCGACTTGCTCGCCGCGTTCGACATTCAGATCTGCGATTGTTATGAAGGCGCTGTTCAGGGCTTTTGTTAGTTCTTGCTTGGTTTAAGGGGTATGGTTTGGGTGGGCGTACCCAGCTGCTGCGAACTTGCGGACGGTTGTCTCGCCCATGCCATTAGCGCCTATACACTGGTCAGGAAGATACTTGATACAGATTGAGGAGAGCATACCCCCAGTCACGATAACACTCTTCCCCTTGAGCTTGCTTGGGTCCGGTGGGATGGTGCAGTCCACCGGGCCGGTGTATTGGTACGGAGGGAGGTTGGGCATATTGTTAGTTGATATCGCGGTAGACAAGCGCAGTGTCACTCGACAGTTCAGGCAAAAAGGATGTTTCTTTAGTGATTCATGAGATCCTCGGCctagaataaattaatatGTCGCGCTACCCCAATAGTTGATTGCGGGGAATCCCCGGTCAGACTGCGAGAGTGGGAGCCATCGGCTATCCAAATTGGGATAACCGTCGCTTTATCTCCGGCTGTCACCTACAGGGTTGAGCTTCAAACTTTATATGTTTGTAGTTTTTGCTTTCGTTGGGTGAGCTGATAAGGCTGTTAGTGGATGGGAGTTGGTGGTGGAACTGTGCTCTCGGCGTATACTACAATAGCACAGCACACAGGCTCAGACGGCCTACCTTCCGCCATGtctctataatctaaataaaatcctaCTGCGTTGATTACTTTCATATCGCCAAAATTGTGAGTGTTTGACTTTATCCCATTCTCGGAATAACCCCGGGTGGTATATATTTCTGATGCATGGCGAAGCATCACTGCGAAAAACATCGAACCAACAAATATTCCAGCTAGCTAGCATAAGTCCATATTAATTACAACAAGAACATGATGTATAAAACGACACAAACATAGCAATAGGTAATCCTAGTTCACAGATCTCAGCTGGGCAACATCGATTTCTGCCTAAAGGCGCAGGCAGCAATCGGACGCGTgcaaaacaacaaccacagccTCAACATCGCATCCAACAAACATCATTACACATACCCTTCCAAAATGCCCCCAAAGCAACAACTACCATGCCCTCATGACAAAATAACATATACCCCTTCCCCACACGCCAGACAGGTAAACTACTACCAACCCTCAAAACAAGAACGGCAAAATGCCACGAAACTAGcaccatcctcgtcatcatcagcatcagcatcaaaACGCAAATCGTCAGTGCTAGCACCACCTACACGAACTGATTTAGAGAATTTTCCTGGCCCGCTCGTCCTCCCAGGAGACGATCTGGCGTTTGACCCGGAGTACCCCCCGCAATCATTCCAGGAGTGgctcgacgaggaggagcgcaATCCTGTCACCCCACGGAGGAAAACAATTTACTTTGTTGAGGCTCCTGGTGTGGATAGCCGGGTTAGCGAGGTTGAGGCCTGGACGAGGCCAAATGTACCTGACCTGGATTCGCATTCTGCGGGAGCGGTAGCACCGCCAGCATCAGAGGATGTAACCGACTATTTAGCGGCATTCTTCCACGGTCTATCGGTGAAACATCTCAATATGCCCAAGGGCAGGTGGAACTTCACCCCGTGGATAGAtaatgaggacgaggacacGCCTCCAACCAAAAAGCCTAAACGCACACCTACACTTAAACACATCGGCCTCACAACGCCCACAGAACAAATCCGGATTCGCACGCGTACTTGCCCAGACGGGCTCTATAGCAGACAGCTTAACCTGGACGACCTGCTAGACGTGGCCATTGCAATCCTGCCCAAGGATGCATACGCGCTGTGTATGGTTGTGAACCACGACCTgtacgaagacgacgaggacagtTTTGTCTGCGGGCGCGCGTATGGCGGGAGCcgggttgctgttgtttcgGCGGCGAGGTATAATCCGGTGATTGATGGGGTGCAGGGGGTTGAGAGGGGGCATGCGTGGCCTGGATCGCATTGTGGGGGGTTTGTTGAGGATGTTTGTAGGGAATGGGATTGTGGTGataggaggaagaagaagaagaataaggcaaagggaaagggTTCTAGTAATGAACCTGAACCTGCTGCCACTGTGTCCTTGAAACGAGAAGGACCGCTTGAACACGCAATGCACGTCCTCAGACAAGCTCAACCGCAATCTCACTCTGTACAGATGGCCGGTGATAGCGAGTCGCAGTGGCAGTCGGcgctctggctctggcgtATAATCCGCACGACGAGCCACGAGCTCTGCCACTGTCTCGGCATCGACCACTGTGTGTACTATGCCTGTATAATGCAGGGCAGTGCCTCGTTATCCGAGGACACGCGGCAGCCGCCGTATCTGTGTCCGGTGGATTTGGCGAAGGTGCTGTGTGCGACGGggtctggggttgaggagaggGATAGGGCGTTGCTGAGGTATTGTGAGCAGAAGATGCAAGAGTTTGTGTATTCAAGGGCGTTTGCGGCGTGGTTGAGGGCGTCTTTAGGGAGCGGGAATGGGGTCAAGGGCAATCAGGAGGTGATTGTTATTGATGATTGACGTTGATATATAGAGTATACGTAAGTTCTCCGTGATATATGAAACATTGTGATTCATTCATAAAATGCGTAGTTTGCAAGAGCTAAAACAGCATCGCAGATCAATCCAGAAATCATGGCCAATAGCAAAAATAAGATATTCTAAGGGTATACGCGTTTTATGTACCTGGATTAACCAGGGGATTAAGTACATTAGACACCAGGAGTGTCGTGATAGTAGATCATGCGCTCGTAGATACATAGCGTAAGCGTTGATATCGAGGTGTGCGTACGGGGTACGCGGCGGAGCTGAGCCCTTTGAATGGGACTTTGTGGACGCGATTGCGCCTGGGCGTCGACTGGTCGGTTTCTGTAGCTGGCGGGGATAAGAGCCCATGCCGGCTGGCCTTATGCCGCGCTGCTTTTGACAAGCCATAACGCTTTGTTATAGCTCGTCTAGCGTAGACGCTCGCTGTATAGATTGATGATTGGCTATAAGGGTCGAGACGGAATCAGGGAGGCGGGTTAGTAGGTTGAGAGAACGTAGACGCAACAGAGGCCGCGCGTCTGCGATCCGAGAGGCCAAAACTCTCGACGGAGTTGGCCCACGGGTAATGTTGGAGCCGTTGTGCAGGAGCAGCGTGCGTGACATCGCCGACGATGTTCTCTGGATTGACAAACGCCGGGAACTGCTCCTGCTCCGTGGAGCTTGTATCTTGTCGGTGGGGCTGCACGATCTCGACGAGTTTGCGCAACACTCCACATtcgagcttgagcttgatgCTGTACACAGCGGCCTTGAGTGTCGTCTGCAGGTACCACAATCCAATGTATTCAAGCACGAGAAGAGCAACgtccatggcgatgatgatgaggttgatCGCGAGGAGCTCGTAGAGAACGCGGGTGCGGCGGGTGTTCTTTTCCGGCCGGAGGTGTAAGAGTTTGGACGTTTCCCAGATGTAAATCGACGAGATGAGGATTTCCTGCGCGCAGAACCAGGCGACCTGCATCCGCTCCATGACATTGTAACCCATGACTATCGAAGTCGAACGGACGTAGACGGTGGAGTAGGTGAGGACTGTGGTCGGAACTATGAGGATAATGGTGTCGATTATGATAAGCCAAAGGACGAAgcggaggagcttgcgaTTTTGATTGACCAGATGGAGTCGCGAGTAGAGCACGATGGATTGAGTAGGGACCATGAAGTAGAAGCCAATTGTCGATATCGTCACACCCAGCCATCCAGGACCGAGTCCGAAGAATTCCAGCAGGTATCCAACGGCGTGGGGGATGACACCGAAGATGCCGGATAGCAGCATGGTCCAGAAGTACAGCCCATTGTAGCGCTGGAatgtgaagaagatgagaatGATCAATTCCAACGCGTTGTACAGAGCGAGCGAGGAGAACGTAACGACGACGATCTTGACGTTTGTGTTGTTGCCCTGGTAGCCTCCAATGAGTCCATCTGGGGGTTGTGTTAGGTCGACCGTCATGGCAAGACCGGCTCGTGGCGCGCGTCACGGCGTCGCAGTCGATCGGAGGGAGGGACAGAAGCAATTGAAGGAACTGAGGGAGGCGAGCTGCTTCTCGAAGGCATCATGAATCACGCGCGAGGAGACATGCGCGCGGACTACTGCGGCTTGGTTGAGTGTCGAGgggctggcggaggacaGGGAGAGAAATTCGATGGCAGAAGGCCAGCGGTCTCCCCAGAAAGGCAAGCCAagaagaaccagagccagaaccacAGCGGCGGGGTGGCAACCTGGAGCGAGGAGGCCGTTGTGAGGTTTTTCAGTGGCGAGGGCTGGGCTGTGGAGTCCTTAACACTGTCCCTTGAACAGCGGAACTGCAATGCCCAGACAGGGGAGCTGGGAAATTGGTGGCGCAAGGACCTCTCGGCGACTGGCCGTCAAGAGCGAGAAATCCGCGACTCGGACCTCGACTCAGACTGCCTCAGAACGCAAAACCCCTGCAGAATGTCACTTCGTTTCGAGTCCGCGTGTGCTTGACGATTGTGCGCACAGACGATCTGCTTATGTAACGCCGGGGAAACGGATGTGAAAGTTTGGGGAAGCCACGCTACGGCCCGATCGGGCTAGGCTGTGCCGCACTTTGGAATTTATCACGTGTCGAGCGGAGAATTGTCGGTGTCAGACGAAGATGGCTGATGACTCGATGAGTGATAAGCTCTGAGTGAGTGGAAACCTGTCGATACTACTACCCGATTCATCTGACAACCGCATTCGCCATTCTCGTACGACAGTGTCTCAAAGAGAATTCCGCCACAGTCAGAAGACCGGTCTCGGGAAAGAGGGCCAATGAGAAGTATCCCTAAACGGTTCGACTCTATTAGGCGAAGTTGGAGGACTGTCCCTTCAATATATTTGAGCAAGCTACCGAGCGGGTAAAACGATAGCGCGACGAgggggcaaaaaaaaaggaaaacaggAAAAAATAGAACCCACGGCGGGGGTCGAACCCGCAAATCTTTCGATTAGACTGAGGATTGAGTTAGTGATGTTTGCATCCACTTTATGAATAAGAACAACTTACAGTCGAACGCGTTACCATTACGCCACGCGGGCATCACTGAGCCTCTAATTTCGATTTTTCGTCTGATAAGCCACAGCGCAGAAGAATCCGCAAAATATGCAAAACTAGCATTGTCATGCCATAGTATGTGCAGCGAGCGAAAGGCAAAGCgggcagaaaaaaaggacGAAAAAAATGAACCCACGGCGGGGGTCGAACCCGCAAATCTTTCGATTAGACTATGGGATATTTATTAGCAATTTGAATTTCGACAGTTAAGGTATTGTAACATACAGTCGAACGCGTTACCATTACGCCACGCGGGCATCGCTGGCCGGATTGACCGAAATTTGACATCACTAGCGGGCGGCAGTTTTCAACCACTTTCCATCCTCTTTCCATACATTCTGGAATGACTTCCAGGGCCAGCAAAGTTGCCAGTAGGGCACATGCATACGAACAAGCCTCTCAGAAGGTGTCCAAAAATGTGACCCTATTCTAGCTTGCCTACTTATCTGCCCTCCGTATAGGTCCTCGTGTATATGATGCGACATctacatatatattttgCTATAGCTGTGAAGCTATTCCAAGCACGGGATTAACGATGTATATAGATTAGTGTACTAGATTCCCGAAGTCCGTAAAGTATACCCCTCATTCGAGATTGCCACAGGAACGCGGGCATAGCTTGCCTGCCAGTGGAAGCAAATGTATGCACTGCCCAGCGAGAATTGGTTCTGCGTGAATCTGCACCCAATTATGGACATCCTTGCAAAGATGACTGCAAATCATACTCAAGCGTTCTAGATAGGATGTAGTCAGTCTATATGCGTAACTCGTAAGTATATACATTGCCAATCAAAACGTTCCCCGTAACCACTCGACAAGCGCCCCCTGTGCCATGGCCTGCCCATACGGCATACTCGTCAGCGGGATCTGCTTATAAAAGTCCAAGCTATCACCCATGCCCGTCCCAAAGCTCGTATTCTGCAACTCGCCATCCTGGTCAATCTTGCCCAAAACCGCCTTAATCGCCTTCTCCGCAACAGCTCGGTACTCCCCACTGATATACCGCTTGCGCACAGCCTTCAGGATCCCCCACGCAAAACCCGCCGTCGCAGAGGACTCAACATACGAGTCTTCATGGTCAAGCAGCGTGCGCCAGTATCCATCCTCCGTCTGCAGCCGCTTCAGCGCCTCCACCTGCGCAACAAGCGTATCAACCAGATGAACCCGGATCGGATCCTCGGGCTGcaaatccagcagctcaatGAACTCCGGGATCACAATCGTCACCCAGCTATTCCCGCGCGCCCACCGCGCATCGGCAAAGTTATGCCCAGCCGCTGTTGACTGGTCTGAATTGAACTCCCACCCGTGGAAAAACAACCCAGTTTTCGCGTCGAATAGGTACTTGATATGGATGAGGAACTGCCGCTTCGCTTCGGCGACGTATGCAGGCCGGTTCAGCAGCTTCCCGATCTTCGCTAGCGGcaacaccgtcatcatcagcgTATCGTCCCacagctgctggtggtgatggttcTCAGAGAGATAGGTGATGTGAGCCATTCCGCCATAGGGCGTGCGCGGGAGGTCATGCATGGCCCATTCCGCCCAAGCATCCAACCAGGGCAGATACGTCTGATTCCCCGTTTTCTCATAGACGTAGGCCAGCGTGAGGAagacggccatggtgttgatgttctTGGTTGTGCCCTCGGCGAGGCGCGCGGAGAACCAGTCCTCGATTATGCGGAGCAGGGCGGCGTCGCCGGTGATTTCGTAGTATTTCCATATTCCGTAGAGCCCGATGCCGTGCGTCCATTCCCAGCCGGCCCAGGATTTTGTGTCGATTATGCGCCCGTCTTCGAGGTGCAGGAGGAATTTTCCGGTGGTGTCTTTTATGTTTATtaggttgttgatgaggcggTCGATTGTGGTGCGGGCTTGGGGGGGTGTGAGCGACATGTTGACGATGGATTTAAGCCAGAGGTATGACAGAGGTAAGGATGGTGAAGTTAATGACAACTTTTATTAATGACAACTTTATTAAATGAAGTGCAATGTCGGTGCTTGTTGTCCCGCATTCGCACAGGGAATCGCCGATTTAGGGCCAGCTCCCACTGCGATACGTGGAGAAACCCCAGCAATTTCTCCGGACAGCACAGGGTCCATTTCGGGCCAGCAACCACCGAAGTATCCGCTAACAACTGGCCAAGAAAGCCACCTGCCTCCTGATTGGCGTGGCAATATGGCCTGCCACGCTCGACAAGAGTGCTTGACTGCTTTCGACATCGATCCTCGGTCTTCTCGGGCCAATGTGGGCGCTCACCccgggcggaggagggggacCGGGGCAGACcctggagaagaggaagctgggGAAGAGGACCGCTGAGCTGACTCGAAGGAGAATTGTCCGCGTGTGGCCCGTGGTATTGGACCGATTCATTTCGCTTGTTCCAGGCCATTCGGGGCCTCGCTAGCTGGCAAGGGTGTGGTGGCCTGGTTATAAGGTGAACcacccttccccttcttttcgttcttttcgggctgtttttctctctccacTTTTGAAGGACGGCCTTTCTTGTTTACGGTGTACTTCAATATGGCCGATAACACGGAATTAACGTCTGTGCCCAAGGAAGTCAAGGACGCCGCCCACGTCGAGCGGCTCCCGTCGTACGGCGAGGGCATGAAAAAGGACCATGTCGACTACTCGCGTGTTGACAAGGAGCTTGCTCAGTATGCGGGTCAGGAGTACatcgaggtcgacgaggagaCGAGCAAGCGCCTGCGCAGGATGATTGACAAGCGTGTCTTGGTTATCATGATCTTGACGTACTTCCTGCAGGCCCTGGACAAGGGAACCATGTCGTTCTCGTCCATCATGGGCATTAGAGAGTACGCTGGTCTTGAGAACGGCCAAAAGGTTGTCTATCCCAGCCATATCCATATTATGTTACAGCGCTGACTTTGACAGTACTCCTGGCTCACGACCTGTATCTACATCGCCGTGCTCTTTGTCGAATACCCTACCAACTGGATCATCCAGCGAGTCCCTATCGCGAAATACCTCGGCGTCAATATTATTCTCTGGGGTGCAGTTTTGGCTTTGCACAGTGCCTGCAAGACATTCCCTAGCTTGATTGCTGTGCGCACCCTGCTGGGTATCTTCGAAGCCGTCTGCCAGCCCTCCTTCGTCCTGATGTCCAGCATGTGGTATAAACGCGAGGAGCAGGCTGAAACCGTGACATACTGGTATGTATACAAACCTCTCCTCAGGCCAGTTCTAACAGCTACAGGTACATGATGAACGGCACCCAGCAGATCGTCGGCGGTCTGCTCGCATACTGCTTCAGCCTGATCGGAAACGACCATGACGTCAAGTCCTTCCAGGCCCTATTCATGACCTACGGTTGCGCCTCCGTGCTCTGGGGCTTCTTCGTGCTTTGGTGGCTGCCCGACTCGCCCATGCGCGCCAAATGCTTCAGCGAAGAAGACAAGCGTCTCATGGTCGAACGTGTGCGATCCAACCAGACCGGtatccagaacaagaaaTTCCGCGCATACCAGATCAAAGAAGCCCTGCTTGACCCGCAGATCTGGTGCTACTGTGCTATTCAGATCTTCACGACCCTGCCTACCAGTGGTCTGGGTGCGTTTGcgaacatcatcatcgaggGCTTCGAATTCACCGTCCTCCAAACTCAGCTACTGGCGATGGTTCTGGGTTTCTATATCATTATCGTCCTTTTGACGTCAGCTTGGCTCGTCCGCAAGACCGGACAGAACCTCTACGTCATGCTGGGCTTTATCATCCCGTACGTTCTCCTTGTATATTTCAAGTCACGCAGCCCTAACACTGTCCAGATCCTACGTCGGCACAATCGTCCTCATGACCGTCGAAAACCACAACATGGGCACCAAGGTCGGTCTCCTGATCAGCTACTACATCACACTGTCATTCTGGTCCGCGCAGACCCTCGGCCTGTCCATGGTATCTCGCAACATCGGCGGCGCAACGAAGAAATCCGCCGTCATCGCCGCGACGTTCGTCTCGTGGGCTGTGGGTAATGCTATCGGCCCGCAGGTGTTCCTGGACCGCGATGCGCCCAAGTACTTTATTGCCTTTGGGGTGCATCTTGGGTGTTATGTTTGCTTGACCATCTCTGTTATCTTCTTGCGCTGGTATCTTGCGCACCAGAATAGGAAGAAGGATAGGTTGTTGAGGGAGGCGGGCTTGGATCCGAATGAGCAGAA
This is a stretch of genomic DNA from Aspergillus puulaauensis MK2 DNA, chromosome 8, nearly complete sequence. It encodes these proteins:
- a CDS encoding uncharacterized protein (COG:G;~EggNog:ENOG410Q86W;~InterPro:IPR020846,IPR011701,IPR036259;~PFAM:PF07690;~TransMembrane:12 (i71-97o109-127i139-156o168-189i201-222o234-253i301-326o338-358i365-385o397-417i429-445o457-482i);~go_function: GO:0022857 - transmembrane transporter activity [Evidence IEA];~go_process: GO:0055085 - transmembrane transport [Evidence IEA]) yields the protein MADNTELTSVPKEVKDAAHVERLPSYGEGMKKDHVDYSRVDKELAQYAGQEYIEVDEETSKRLRRMIDKRVLVIMILTYFLQALDKGTMSFSSIMGIREYAGLENGQKYSWLTTCIYIAVLFVEYPTNWIIQRVPIAKYLGVNIILWGAVLALHSACKTFPSLIAVRTLLGIFEAVCQPSFVLMSSMWYKREEQAETVTYWYMMNGTQQIVGGLLAYCFSLIGNDHDVKSFQALFMTYGCASVLWGFFVLWWLPDSPMRAKCFSEEDKRLMVERVRSNQTGIQNKKFRAYQIKEALLDPQIWCYCAIQIFTTLPTSGLGAFANIIIEGFEFTVLQTQLLAMVLGFYIIIVLLTSAWLVRKTGQNLYVMLGFIIPSYVGTIVLMTVENHNMGTKVGLLISYYITLSFWSAQTLGLSMVSRNIGGATKKSAVIAATFVSWAVGNAIGPQVFLDRDAPKYFIAFGVHLGCYVCLTISVIFLRWYLAHQNRKKDRLLREAGLDPNEQNLAHAFEDRTDQENMYFRYIY